In the genome of Cyanobacteriota bacterium, the window CAAATAGTTTAACAATTCTAAAGTCAACACTTTAAAGTCAGAAAGGGCACCGACGACTTTCCGCGTTTCGTCTCGGTGCCCTGACTGGTTCGCTCCTCACACCACCTACAATATACCTGAAGAGCTAGATTTTGTCACTACCTTTCTAACAAAGTTCTCGAAAAAACTGACTACCAGGCGAAATGCCCTAGCGCACTGTATTAGCCAAGTGCTCAACAGGTATCGGCTTCATCAAATAGAGACGGACAAACTGCACAACGTTAGACAGATACAGCGGGAGCTTTCGCAGGGCTTTAATCACCTTCGGTTGATTAGACTCTGCGATCGCCGTCAACTTGGCATTGTTGTCCACACAGATTTCTAACAAGCGATAGAAGTCTGGATGTCCCACGTTCAAAATCACAGGGAATACCCGTGCTGCGGTTTCATTGGTCTTCTCAATTACATACTTGTCATACTCGCGGGCATCTAGGCCGATCGCCCGATAAAACCCTGCCCGCTGCACATCATTTAGATACATTGTGGCAAACACCGACAACAAGAAGAATCGACTCCACAATTTTGCCTCTAGACCGGTCAAGATCTTGGGTTGAGCACGCATTAGGGCATCAAAAAAGTCACCATGACGGTTCTCATCCTGACACCAGTTCTCAAAAAAGCGGAAGATGGGATAGATCCGATTCTCTGGGTGTGATTCTAGATGACGATAGATAGTAATGTAGCGCCAATAACCAATCTTTTCCGAAAGGTAGGTAGCATAAAAAATAAATTTGGGCTGAAAGTAGGTATAGCTGCGGCTCTTAGTGAGGAAACCCAAGTCTAAACATAA includes:
- the acsF gene encoding magnesium-protoporphyrin IX monomethyl ester (oxidative) cyclase, which codes for MVNTVEKPNFEEIKPGVKVPAKETILTPRFYTTDFDAMAAMDITANEDELKAILEEFRQDYNRNHFVRDSEFEQSWEHIDGETRRLFVEFLERSCTAEFSGFLLYKELSRKLKGKNPVLAECFGLMSRDEARHAGFLNKAMSDFNLCLDLGFLTKSRSYTYFQPKFIFYATYLSEKIGYWRYITIYRHLESHPENRIYPIFRFFENWCQDENRHGDFFDALMRAQPKILTGLEAKLWSRFFLLSVFATMYLNDVQRAGFYRAIGLDAREYDKYVIEKTNETAARVFPVILNVGHPDFYRLLEICVDNNAKLTAIAESNQPKVIKALRKLPLYLSNVVQFVRLYLMKPIPVEHLANTVR